From Camelina sativa cultivar DH55 chromosome 5, Cs, whole genome shotgun sequence:
ttttttttttttttaaatagaatggAATGGACCAATACATTCATTAGATCGAAATATGGGACCATTCTCTCTAACTTATTTATTCTTGGTACTATTTCTTCGTActtcattaataataatactagaCACTTTGGACTCTTTCACACAAATATTACATATACTTTTCCGAATATTTTGTTTCAAGAAAAGCTAGCAACACAAATTTAATTAGAACATTGTTAAAGTTACCATTCGTGTTTTATTTACTAGcatattgttatatatgtaaacaatgttcttTTGGTTCGGTTGACtgaacttttttaatttaaatgtataagttgttgacaaaaaaaaaaaaacattacaaaagttAGATTAATGAATAATGATCTTTACTACtattgattgtttattttggCAAACTAATTCAATAGTATAACATGAAAGCAAAATAATTCAATCAAGAGCCTTTTTggcttcttttcatttttttatggtGACCAAAACCCACATATTTATCTTCATTGAATAATTGTAATTCTTGTGATAGATATAGGCCATGAACAatggtttgatgattttatcatATCAACATCGATATTAGGTATCAAATCCCTACTCTCTTTTTTATCATTTCCCTAAAGATTGTGTCCAAAATTTACTAGAAGTAATGCTAAAAGATGGATCATATGGACTTGAGAGAAAACGGGTCTGATTCAAAGAGTTTACTTTTATGTAATGGAACACTAAATATATTTACTGGGACCAAACAGATTTGGTCAAAGGCTCAAAGCTAAAAAGTTCCCTATATCCCCCATTGTTTTGGGCTAAATTTGCTCTCTACTTTTTAATCCAAATTAGCTTAGCACtaattaatcattatataattgtttttgcCTTTCTGTGGTAATTAATGAAAACCGCTAATCCGTTGAGTTCCTGttttaacttttgattttgtCATTATTATTTGTTAGAATAAATTTATGGAATGTGGTGATGTATATGGGGAAATATGATTAACGTGGACCTTAAACCATAATATTACTCCATTACAAACTACTACtgtataatgtttttttcatctttctttcccatgttttttccatttttcagTTTGCACTGATCATTTCTTAATCTTAGCTATCAACTTTAGATTAAAGGTCTCGTAACATTAGATACagaatattttttagaattaattacggctaccgtaaaaaaaaaacagagatggATATGGGTAGATTACAAAAGCAAATAGCAGATAGAATACAAATAGTAGAAGGTTTGGGTGATTACGGAGAAATTATgaattacttttaatttttaaaaactcattaaCGCTTTGTATAATGAGTTTATAGATAATATAAAAACAGCTAATTCGAATATAGTAGTCATTCGCTAACGACAAAACAgattaaatgaatatataagtATTTGATACCAAAATCAAGGTCCAATCTCTCTaaccaatatattaaaatatcagATGACCCGTCGTTCCAGTTACCAATATCTTGATTTAGACAAGAGCCTATAAAGAACAAAGATTGTGTAAACTGTCATCATCTGATTATCTTTGGATACCTATTTATTTCcatgaaaacaaaattctctTTGCAACTAGTAGTATCTTTCTATCAAAGAAGACAAGTTATCAAATTCGCGATTTAATTTTAAGTAATTAACCTGCTCTTGTAATCAAATGATGTCGTCAATATAAGAGACATGGTTAAGATATGGGTAATCATTGTTTAGTTCAAAGTGAAAGCATAATTATTGCTTAATTTTATATCGTGACTACTAGGTTTAGATAACAAACTGTAACGTTTAGTAACTGTTAGTagtcaatatttaacattttgattTACCCCTTTTTCACAATGCTGCACAAGAAAGAATAAACAACGGATAGATGTAATTAAACTACTCTCTGTAGTAAATAAAGATTTACAAATAAATGATGATATTGGGTTTCAATGTAGATCTCTAATGTTTGAGGTATAAGGGAAGAAGTATATACATATTGCACATGGATGTACAGAGAAAGTTTGTAATAGAAGAGGTACAACTTCAAACCTCagtagaagagagaagaggactAGTGAGGCTATCACTTCTGCTTCCAGATAATCGAAGTGGGAGCATAGCAGGATCTTGGTACGCACTAACCAAGTTATCATAAAACTCAGGCATTCTTGGATCGTTTCgatcttctttatctctctttgtCAACACCTAAAGAACCACAAAACACACAGAgttatacaactttttttttttttttctatgtttgtaTGAGATTTGTACCTCAGCAGGATAAGCAGTGAAAATAGGCATGAAGCGTTTACGACAGAACTCGTTGAAGAGAAGAGTACAAACGGGAAGAGGGACAAGCAAGTATGTAGCTAGTTCCATCTTCTTTAGCGCAAATAGACCGATTGCAATTGCGTGCATGAGTACAAGAGAGAATATCATCGTATAGTGTATCATCGGCCAAAACATCCCACCCGTATCAAACTTTGGAGCATACACGTTCATAAACTGCATCCCAAAACGCAATTGAGTGCTTAGTTCTAGCGGAAGGAGAAATCTAAAAGGAGTATAAGATGTATGTCATACTCATACATACCTGGTTCCGGTAGACAATGTATGCAAGGCAGAAGTAGAAAAGAATGAAAGGAAGAATCAATGGAGCTAAGAAGAAGTATGTAATCCCAAGAAGTCCTAAGAAGAGAACTCTTGGAGTGTCTCTGTGGTACCGCATTGGCGGGACAACAAATTCATTTTCATCTGAAGGTTCAAATGATCTTTTTATGTAACTGACCATGAAGGGAACTACACGGAAGAGTTCAGTCAGTGTATCCGTCCATCCTGTTGTCACAACATAGGCGATGAAAAATGATGCCTGCAAATGATGTAAACCCCCCGGTTAATCCAGTTCAGTTATCAACTACGAGTAGTGACCATTGTGTGTGCCAATGAATGGTGGGAGAAGTTTTTTTACCTGAGCCGGAACAGCCACAGCCAACTTGACAGGAATTTCCTTTGGATCTAGGATTACAGAAAGCTTGTAGAAGGCTGAACCAGAGAAAACAGTTGCGAAAAACACATTCCATATTGTGAACCAGATCACCTTGTTGCAAGCACTCTTTTGTATATCGCTGTGGCAAATGTGCCCTTGGATAGAAGAGAGAAACTCCATGATGGGAGGTACGACTTTCAGAGACGTCTGAAGTATAAGACTTGGAAGGTATCCAGTTATTATTTGACTTACAACTTTCCTGCAACATAGATTGCTAAGGTTTAGCACAAAAGTGTTGTTCAAAGGTAATGGGAATGAAAAGGTTTCACTTACATTGATAGAATCAGTGTCAAGAATGGGAACATAAATTCTAGTGCAGGCAGGTTGGTGAGACCTTGGACAAGTACTACTGGAACAAGAAACAAGATGGTAAGGAGAAGACAAGCGAAGACAACCAGAATTTTAGCAAGCCATTTCTGCATAAATGATGCAGAGAAGAAAGGCCAGTGAACGTCATGAGGTTCTGGTGCTGGTTCTGTGAGCCAGTAAGTGGGGTTGATTGATTGTGGCATGTGGAGTGCCGTTGCAGCACCATACCGAGACTTGAATGATACAAAAGCAGCTCGAACTTCCTACATCAGAAAGAAGTATCCAGAAGCATCATTATCTTAATTTCAACTCGAATACATAATCAGGTGCTAAACCATAAGTGTCATACTTTTCCAGGAGCTGAAACTTCAGCTTGCCCCAATCGTATGTTCTGTTCCATTTCCTGTAACACATTCTCATAGTGATCCTCAGGAGTGTTCTTGCGACTAAAGAATCTCATTGGCGTCTTCTTAACTGGCTTCTTATGTTTCACctttttatataactttttgGCCTGATCCTGCAAGAGCCAGAATGGAA
This genomic window contains:
- the LOC104788005 gene encoding CSC1-like protein At1g69450 — encoded protein: MRLSALVMSVGINSCLCVLFFILYSVLRKQPRNYEVFLPRRLAAGTSKRRRNKVARYIPSVKWIWKSWRPSEKELMESSGLDGVVFMRMITFSLKVFLFAVIIGIFVLLPVNCFGDQLIVIDYADWSSNSLDLFSVANLKVRSPWLWVHFGAIYLLTAFVCCLLYFEFRYIALKRIEYFHSSKPQPHQFTILVRNIPSSDGNSVSDTVDRFFEENHSSTYLSHVVIHRTSKLRSVVDQAKKLYKKVKHKKPVKKTPMRFFSRKNTPEDHYENVLQEMEQNIRLGQAEVSAPGKEVRAAFVSFKSRYGAATALHMPQSINPTYWLTEPAPEPHDVHWPFFSASFMQKWLAKILVVFACLLLTILFLVPVVLVQGLTNLPALEFMFPFLTLILSMKVVSQIITGYLPSLILQTSLKVVPPIMEFLSSIQGHICHSDIQKSACNKVIWFTIWNVFFATVFSGSAFYKLSVILDPKEIPVKLAVAVPAQASFFIAYVVTTGWTDTLTELFRVVPFMVSYIKRSFEPSDENEFVVPPMRYHRDTPRVLFLGLLGITYFFLAPLILPFILFYFCLAYIVYRNQFMNVYAPKFDTGGMFWPMIHYTMIFSLVLMHAIAIGLFALKKMELATYLLVPLPVCTLLFNEFCRKRFMPIFTAYPAEVLTKRDKEDRNDPRMPEFYDNLVSAYQDPAMLPLRLSGSRSDSLTSPLLSSTEV